In the genome of Rhodothermaceae bacterium, the window TGTTTAGAATAGACATAGGATTCAGCTGTGGAAAAGTCAAAGGAACGACGCAGTAGGGACTGCAGTGCATCAGTAGCCGGTTCAGATCCATTCACATGACCATAAAACTCTACGCGATTACAGGTGGACAACACAGCCAACCCGTCAAAGGATGCACGCGCTGCATCAAAAAAGTCAAGTTTTTGCTTTGGAAGAAGAGTAAGGCTCTCCCGGATGTCTACCGGAGTAGCTTTGTAGCTAAGTCCAATAAGTCCCAGTGATGGATTAGCCATAGAACAGCACTGAAATGATAAAATAATGATCGCACAAAACGACAATTTAAGGATAATCAGGGGAAAGCTTCAAATTCGATCAAAATGAGGCCGAAATAGTGCTTTCACACCACTTTTTTGCGTAAATACCTGAAATGCCCTCTCCCATTGCGAGAGAGTAAAGTCGTGCGTAATGAGCGGGCCGGTCTTGACCGTGCCGTTCTGAAGGAGATGAATTGCACGGATCCAAGATTCCGGTGTCGAGGCATTGCTACCAGTCACCGTGAGTTCCTTATAGCATACCTGATCCAGGTCCCACGCGATAGATTTGCCGAACAGGCCTACCTGTACATAACGTCCACGACGGCGCACAAGGCGCAGTAGCTCAAGGGCAGCGGCTCCTGCTCCCGAACACTCGTAGACCACATCCGCTCCCAGCCCCTGGAGGGATACATCCTGAATGAGCGCGTGAATATCTCTCGTTTCCACATTGGCTACATAATCTGCCCCGAGATCATCTGCCAGGCTCAGGCGATCCGAATCTGCACTGGTCCCTAAAACGACAACGGTTGCATGACTGGCCTTGAGGATCTGCAGGGTTAGCAGGCCAATTGTTCCCGGACCGGCAACGACGGCCAAATCGCCAGCCCGTATGGTGGGTGC includes:
- a CDS encoding alcohol dehydrogenase catalytic domain-containing protein, which gives rise to MKVAPGIGHIAVSEIPEPDPGPNQVKLKVHAAGLCGTDLHIYHDEFKSCPPVVLGHEVAGEVVEIGQGVPDRLLGSRVTSETYFRTCNSCRYCRDGHANLCLDRQSIGSAVNGGFAEYLVVPAQNVHRLPEHISYREGAITEPLACVVHGVLLAAPTIRAGDLAVVAGPGTIGLLTLQILKASHATVVVLGTSADSDRLSLADDLGADYVANVETRDIHALIQDVSLQGLGADVVYECSGAGAAALELLRLVRRRGRYVQVGLFGKSIAWDLDQVCYKELTVTGSNASTPESWIRAIHLLQNGTVKTGPLITHDFTLSQWERAFQVFTQKSGVKALFRPHFDRI